In one window of Romboutsia hominis DNA:
- a CDS encoding protein adenylyltransferase SelO, whose amino-acid sequence MTNNKETIKVGWNLDNSYMTLPKIFFSKVDLNKVSSPKLVILNYPLSKSLGLNSDALKSDEGVSILAGNKKIEEGAFIAQAYAGHQFGYFTMLGDGRALLIGEQITPSGERYDIQLKGSGKTPYSRRGDGRAVLGPMLREYIISEAMYGLGIPTTRSLAVIKTGESVIREDIKQGAILTRIASSHIRFGTFEYAANFGSTSDIKALADYSLKRHFPHIADDEDKYINLLKEVIKVHASLVSKWQSVGFIHGVMNTDNMTISGETIDYGPCAFMDTYNPNTVFSSIDTQGRYAYKNQPIMAEWNLCRLAEALLPLLHEDQKEAIKIAQNAVSEFSNLYYINWLSIMRSKLGIFNKEEQDKSIIEDLLNMMEKYNEDYTNTFIELTFNKNSKKGMFSSEEFKNWYNIWKERLKRQSSSEEEILKLMKKSNPAVIPRNYRVEEALEAADKGNFEFMINLINAISKPYEHSKEQEEYSKLPKPSNCSYRTYCGT is encoded by the coding sequence ATGACTAATAATAAAGAAACTATAAAAGTAGGATGGAACTTAGATAATAGCTATATGACTTTGCCTAAAATATTTTTTAGTAAAGTTGATTTAAATAAAGTAAGTTCACCAAAATTAGTTATCCTAAACTATCCATTATCAAAATCTTTGGGGCTTAATAGCGATGCTCTTAAAAGTGATGAAGGAGTATCAATACTTGCAGGTAACAAAAAAATAGAAGAAGGCGCTTTTATTGCACAGGCTTATGCAGGACATCAATTTGGGTATTTTACAATGCTGGGAGATGGAAGAGCATTATTAATCGGTGAACAAATAACACCAAGTGGTGAAAGATATGATATTCAACTTAAAGGCTCTGGTAAAACACCATACTCTCGCCGAGGAGATGGGAGGGCAGTACTTGGCCCTATGCTTCGTGAATATATAATAAGTGAAGCTATGTATGGTTTAGGTATTCCAACTACCCGCAGCTTGGCAGTAATTAAAACTGGTGAATCTGTAATTCGAGAAGATATAAAACAAGGAGCAATACTTACTCGTATTGCATCTAGTCATATTAGATTTGGAACATTTGAGTATGCAGCAAATTTTGGAAGTACAAGTGATATTAAGGCTTTAGCAGATTATTCATTAAAAAGACACTTTCCACATATAGCTGATGATGAAGATAAATACATTAATTTACTAAAGGAAGTTATAAAAGTACATGCAAGTTTAGTTAGTAAATGGCAAAGCGTTGGATTTATACATGGTGTTATGAACACTGATAATATGACTATTAGTGGAGAAACTATTGACTATGGTCCTTGTGCATTTATGGACACATATAACCCTAATACTGTATTTAGTTCTATAGATACTCAGGGTCGTTATGCATATAAAAATCAACCAATTATGGCCGAGTGGAATTTATGTAGACTTGCAGAAGCATTATTACCATTATTACATGAAGATCAAAAAGAAGCTATAAAAATAGCTCAAAATGCTGTTTCTGAATTTTCAAATTTATATTATATAAATTGGCTATCAATAATGAGATCAAAGCTTGGAATATTTAATAAAGAGGAACAAGATAAATCTATAATTGAAGATTTACTTAATATGATGGAAAAATATAATGAAGATTATACTAATACTTTTATAGAGCTAACATTTAATAAAAATAGCAAAAAAGGTATGTTTAGTAGTGAAGAATTTAAAAATTGGTATAATATTTGGAAGGAAAGACTCAAGAGACAGTCTAGTTCAGAAGAGGAAATACTTAAATTAATGAAGAAATCTAATCCAGCAGTAATTCCAAGAAATTATAGAGTAGAAGAAGCTTTAGAAGCTGCTGATAAAGGCAACTTTGAATTTATGATAAATCTTATCAATGCTATTTCAAAACCATATGAGCATTCAAAAGAGCAAGAAGAGTATTCAAAGTTACCTAAACCATCGAACTGCTCTTATAGAACTTATTGTGGAACATAA
- a CDS encoding YdcF family protein codes for MNTLLFTSIIIILSGTILFLVEKRSFLTGLILIIGFLGITFYTLATLSDKSNIANTLILLIVYGLIPILVVICAFLFIKNGRSMIKKEGKKLANLLSLIIGIYIFIMIFFSYVLIYHGNKLNVFTYMVIISKIVMSVYLGFMFISYLIYSYIYQVIPVRNNINYIIVLGSGLIGDRVPPLLKSRLDKGIDIYKDQKDRGNLPKIIVSGGQGPDELVSEAYAMKKYLISQGINNEDIIAEDKSTTTYENMKFSKAIMDKSGNYKCIFVTNNYHVFRASIFARKVGLKANGVGAPTAFYFLPSALIREFIAILFIYKWLNIIIILLYLVLVINSLLPINF; via the coding sequence ATGAATACCTTATTGTTTACCAGTATAATCATAATTTTATCAGGTACAATTTTATTTCTAGTAGAAAAAAGAAGTTTTCTAACAGGGCTTATATTAATAATTGGATTTTTAGGAATAACTTTTTATACATTAGCAACTTTATCAGATAAAAGTAATATTGCTAACACTTTAATACTTTTAATAGTCTATGGGTTAATACCTATATTAGTAGTAATATGTGCATTTTTATTTATTAAAAATGGAAGAAGTATGATAAAAAAAGAGGGGAAAAAGTTAGCAAATCTTCTTTCGTTAATTATAGGTATATATATATTTATTATGATATTTTTTAGTTACGTATTGATATATCATGGTAATAAATTAAATGTATTTACTTATATGGTTATTATATCAAAAATCGTAATGTCAGTATATTTAGGATTTATGTTTATAAGCTATTTAATTTATTCATATATATACCAAGTGATACCAGTAAGAAACAATATAAATTATATAATAGTTCTTGGTTCTGGATTGATTGGAGATAGAGTACCACCTCTTTTAAAAAGTAGATTAGATAAAGGAATTGATATATATAAAGATCAAAAAGACAGAGGGAATTTACCTAAGATAATTGTATCTGGAGGTCAAGGTCCAGATGAGTTAGTTTCAGAAGCATATGCTATGAAAAAATACTTAATATCACAAGGTATAAATAATGAAGATATTATTGCTGAGGATAAATCCACAACAACGTATGAGAACATGAAGTTTTCTAAGGCAATTATGGATAAATCAGGTAATTATAAATGTATTTTTGTAACTAATAATTATCATGTATTCCGTGCATCAATATTTGCTCGTAAGGTTGGATTAAAGGCAAATGGTGTAGGAGCTCCTACAGCTTTTTATTTTCTCCCAAGCGCGCTGATTCGAGAGTTTATAGCTATATTGTTCATATATAAATGGTTAAATATCATTATTATACTTTTATATTTAGTCTTAGTTATTAATTCATTATTACCAATCAATTTTTAG
- a CDS encoding transcription repressor NadR, giving the protein MKRGIKMTGSDRRDKILNLLKNKNKAVSGSKLSSELNVSRQVIVGDVALLRASGIHIISTPRGYILNDNKEDNYIIKTIACKHDKEDIEDELNTIVDEGVIVEDVIVEHSIYGQISGNLHLECRRDVKEFINKLNSKETSPLSHLTDGVHLHTIKCKDEKTYEQVVNSLTEKGYLY; this is encoded by the coding sequence ATGAAAAGAGGTATTAAAATGACAGGTTCAGATAGAAGAGATAAGATATTAAATCTACTAAAAAATAAAAATAAAGCTGTGAGTGGATCAAAACTATCAAGTGAACTTAATGTAAGTAGACAAGTTATAGTAGGAGATGTTGCTCTTCTTAGAGCTAGTGGCATCCATATTATATCTACTCCAAGAGGGTATATATTAAATGACAATAAAGAAGACAATTATATAATAAAAACTATAGCTTGTAAGCATGATAAAGAAGATATAGAAGATGAATTAAATACTATAGTTGATGAAGGTGTTATAGTTGAGGATGTAATAGTAGAGCATAGTATATATGGTCAAATTAGTGGCAATCTGCACTTAGAATGTAGAAGAGATGTAAAAGAATTTATAAACAAGTTAAATTCAAAAGAAACTAGCCCTCTATCTCATTTAACAGATGGTGTACATCTTCACACGATAAAGTGCAAAGATGAAAAAACTTACGAACAAGTTGTAAACTCTTTAACTGAAAAAGGGTATTTATATTAA
- a CDS encoding DUF434 domain-containing protein, which yields MAKISRRGFDENDKRWFSDKELMKLKKAKEEVEWLINRDYKIEPVVNFVSNKYQFSIRQRDAIKRSVCSYKKKMIRESKKLPIDKVSEGTIYIDGFNLIITLEVALSKGTLIIGTDENIRDLAGLRGTYKIIDKTEEALNLIGMFFNEYDPSEVIFYLDSPVSNSGNLKYKILDHTKNWKFNTDVVLVNNADIILDKLDRVVSSDAAIIDKCISYFNIAKEIIDKYIQEANIIDLNT from the coding sequence ATGGCTAAAATATCTAGGCGTGGATTTGATGAAAATGATAAAAGATGGTTTTCTGATAAAGAATTGATGAAACTAAAAAAAGCTAAAGAAGAAGTAGAATGGTTGATAAATAGAGATTATAAAATAGAACCGGTAGTAAATTTTGTTTCAAATAAATATCAATTCTCAATAAGACAAAGGGATGCTATAAAAAGATCTGTATGTTCTTATAAAAAGAAAATGATAAGAGAATCTAAAAAACTTCCAATAGATAAGGTAAGTGAAGGAACTATATATATAGATGGATTCAACTTGATAATAACACTAGAAGTCGCATTATCTAAAGGAACATTAATCATAGGAACTGATGAAAATATTAGGGATTTAGCAGGGCTTAGAGGAACTTATAAAATCATAGATAAAACAGAAGAAGCATTAAATTTAATTGGAATGTTTTTTAATGAATATGATCCTAGCGAAGTTATATTTTATTTAGATTCTCCAGTTTCTAATTCTGGTAATCTAAAATATAAAATATTAGATCATACAAAAAATTGGAAATTTAATACTGATGTTGTATTAGTTAACAATGCAGATATAATACTAGATAAGTTAGATAGAGTAGTTAGTAGCGATGCAGCTATAATTGATAAATGTATAAGTTATTTTAATATAGCAAAAGAGATAATAGATAAGTATATACAAGAAGCAAATATTATAGATCTGAACACATAG
- a CDS encoding L-lactate dehydrogenase gives MCLKLRKIAIVGTGLVGSSCGFALVNQCVCDELLMIDINEEKAKGEAWDLTHGVEFMSQRTKIRQATFADCSDADIVIFTAGPAPKQGQSRLDTLEVSASICNSVIKEIMKSGFDGFFVVASNPVDIISYHIWKLSGLPKNRIIGTGTTIDSSRLKNFLSKYLDEVDTRSIHAYSMGEHGDSQMVPWSNVSIAGKPLLTLIEENKKLKKEIDLDNLVEKTAKAGWEVYNRKGTTYYGIASAVVGIIKSIFSDERRILPVSALLEGEYGETDVYTGVPTIIGINGAEKVIEIDMTEEEKAKFNNSNNILRQYLKSIGY, from the coding sequence ATGTGTTTAAAATTAAGAAAAATAGCAATAGTAGGTACGGGACTAGTTGGGTCTAGCTGTGGATTTGCACTAGTTAATCAATGTGTATGTGATGAGCTTTTAATGATTGATATAAATGAAGAAAAAGCTAAAGGCGAAGCTTGGGATTTAACTCACGGAGTAGAATTTATGTCTCAAAGAACTAAAATAAGACAAGCAACATTTGCAGATTGTAGTGATGCTGATATTGTTATATTTACTGCAGGACCAGCACCTAAACAAGGTCAATCTAGACTTGATACTTTAGAAGTTAGTGCTTCTATATGTAACTCAGTAATTAAGGAAATAATGAAATCAGGATTTGATGGTTTCTTTGTAGTTGCTTCAAATCCAGTTGATATAATTTCATATCATATATGGAAGTTATCTGGACTTCCTAAAAACAGAATAATAGGAACAGGAACTACCATAGATTCATCAAGATTAAAAAACTTCTTATCTAAATATTTAGATGAAGTGGACACAAGATCTATACATGCATATTCTATGGGTGAACATGGAGATTCTCAAATGGTTCCTTGGTCAAATGTTAGCATTGCAGGTAAACCGCTTTTAACCTTAATTGAAGAAAACAAAAAACTAAAAAAAGAAATAGATTTAGATAATTTAGTAGAAAAAACTGCTAAAGCTGGTTGGGAAGTATACAATAGAAAAGGTACTACTTACTATGGTATAGCTTCAGCAGTTGTTGGAATCATAAAATCAATATTTAGTGATGAAAGAAGAATCTTACCAGTTTCAGCTTTACTTGAAGGTGAATATGGAGAAACAGATGTATATACAGGTGTCCCAACTATAATAGGTATAAATGGAGCTGAAAAAGTTATAGAAATCGATATGACTGAAGAAGAAAAGGCTAAGTTTAATAATTCAAATAATATACTAAGACAATATTTAAAAAGTATTGGATATTAA